A single Venturia canescens isolate UGA chromosome 1, ASM1945775v1, whole genome shotgun sequence DNA region contains:
- the sno gene encoding protein strawberry notch isoform X2, translating into MKATKKYKDMSDESSGSDFDDDEDPDKTEVPGGGKDLATAAGIASIKDEKPPTVAPAAPLVKGQGGVSVLNQKFAGKIPGGLVTKTPTPGYEMVRVGGSQGVAPGFATQNQMNQLGQFGGAMPYGFPQSLASLTGFNPAAFLQQTMEMGNIMGGFMGMAGMNMGINPFVQLLNQSGLPPNWAAGLSGKNLSQLWMNAGDPGKMNMQPTLPEEEDGEDEEMGVAETYADYMPTKLKLGRKHPDPVVETASLSSVEPTDVWYKLSIPDETIRSGALSALQLESITYASQQHEHLLPDGTRAGFLIGDGAGVGKGRTIAGIIYENYLKGRKRAIWVSVSNDLKYDAERDLKDIGATKVDVHPLNKFKYAKISSAVNGNVKKGVIFSTYSALIGESSQSGGKYKSRLKQLMQWCGDDFDGLIVFDECHRAKNLCPTGSSKPTKTGLTVLELQNKLPKARVVYASATGASEPRNMAYMVRLGMWGEGTPFPEFTDFIAAVEKRGVGAMEIVAMDMKLRGMYIARQLSFHGVAFKIEEVPLSKEFAKVYDHSVRLWVDAMQRFQEAAELIDAENRMKKTMWGQFWSSHQRFFKYLCIAAKVKHAVTVAREAVKCGKCVVIGLQSTGEARTLEQLERDDGELSDFVSTAKGVLQTLVEKHFPAPDRNRIHRLLGLEPPKPADACLDDCTIVASGSKRKPVRQAAQRASKKVRTWSSEEEISEEDKNGGHHSSGSEFKLSGSDTEEDRRTDEESNASSDFNPFYSDSDSDADPWDRRKKKGGKKQKKPAKKRLSTQDKIQSMLAHKTSASRNSKRNGDANMGQLGNQGINMGGRNQPSVAPPPRDAIERACCMKEELLAQIEALGERLPPNTLDQLIDELGGPENVAEMTGRKGRVVQNEDGGIQYESRSEVDVPLETLNLTEKQRFMDGEKTVAIISEAASSGISLQSDRRARNQMRRVHITLELPWSADRAIQQFGRTHRSNQVNAPEYIFLISDLAGERRFASIVAKRLESLGALTHGDRRATETRDLSQFNIDNKYGRSALEATMKTIMGYEAPLVPPPQDYNGDFFKDVADALVGVGLICNSENMPGVLTLDKDYNNMSKFLNRILGMPVDLQNRLFKYFTDTLNAIITQAKKTGRFDMGILDLGTSGENVRRVKIYRFTRKHATGTAPTELHVVHVERGMSWTEAMERFAEITGAKEGFYLSHQVRNGKQTAILAVAVEGGKKKSEGKKDQLYMVYRPNTGLQMRQEALGELEKKYKKVSSEEAESHWTQQYDASVDTCSHAYWRGNCKNVTLGMDCEVGLRRRSYNVLAGSVLSVWSRVESVLTARSGHNSKMQVIRLRTDDGLKIVGTLIPKSCMETLREALSTDAEKTEEQTF; encoded by the exons ATGAAG GCGACAAAAAAGTACAAAGATATGAGCGACGAAAGCAGCGGTAGCGACTTCGACGACGATGAAGATCCCGACAAGACTGAGGTCCCCG GTGGAGGTAAGGATCTTGCAACTGCAGCAGGAATTGCCAGTATTAAAGATGAGAAACCACCCACGGTTGCGCCAGCAGCACCGTTGGTCAAAGGACAAGGAGGTGTTAGCG TACTGAACCAGAAATTTGCTGGTAAAATACCGGGTGGTCTAGTGACAAAGACACCAACGCCTGGTTACGAAATGGTAAGAGTGGGTGGTTCTCAAGGAGTAGCTCCAGGTTTTGCGACACAAAATCAAATGAATCAACTTGGTCAATTTGGTGGTGCCATGCCTTACGGCTTCCCGCAGAGTTTAGCTTCACTGACAGGTTTCAATCCTGCTGCTTTTCTTCAACAAA CTATGGAAATGGGAAACATAATGGGAGGATTCATGGGTATGGCTGGTATGAACATGGGCATCAATCCGTTTGTACAGTTACTAAACCAAAGTGGTCTTCCCCCAAACTGGGCTGCTGGACTTTCCG gaaaaaatttgtcacaACTCTGGATGAATGCTGGCGATCCTGGCAAAATGAATATGCAGCCAACATTGCCCGAAGAAGAGGATGGCGAGGACGAAGAAATGGGAGTTGCTGAAACTTATGCCGATTATATGCCTACTAAAC TTAAACTTGGACGCAAGCATCCCGATCCTGTAGTTGAAACTGCCTCGTTGTCGAGCGTCGAACCCACCGACGTCTGGTACAAACTCTCAATTCCCGACGAAACGATACGTTCCGGAGCCCTTTCAGCTCTGCAGCTCGAATCCATAACTTACGCCTCGCAGCAACACGAACATTTATTGCCTGATGGCACCAGAGCTGGTTTTCTGATCGGTGACGGTGCCGGTGTCGGCAAAGGCCGTACAATAGCCGGtattatttatgaaaattatctCAAGGGCCGTAAACGTGCAATCTGGGTTTCCGTTTCTAACGATCTTAAATACGACGCCGAAAGAGATTTGAAGGATATTGGAGCTACAAAAGTTGAC GTTCATCCATTGAATAAATTCAAATAcgcaaaaatatcgtcagcGGTCAATGGTAATGTGAAAAAAGGCGTTATATTCAGTACGTATTCAGCGTTAATAGGAGAATCATCGCAAAGCGGTGGAAAGTACAAAAGTCGATTGAAGCAACTTATGCAATGGTGTGGAGACGACTTCGATGGCCTAATCGTCTTTGACGAGTGTCATCGAGCCAAAAATCTCTGTCCAACGGGCAGCTCGAAGCCAACAAAGACAG GTCTGACAGTACTGGAACTTCAGAACAAATTGCCGAAAGCTCGTGTTGTTTATGCGAGTGCAACCGGAGCTTCAGAACCAAGAAACATGGCTTATATGGTACGCCTTGGAATGTGGGGAGAAGGAACGCCATTTCCCGAGTTTACAGATTTCATCGCAGCCGTTGAGAAACGAGGGGTCGGGGCTATGGAAATTGTCGCTATGGATATGAAACTCCGCGGAATGTACATTGCTCGTCAGTTAAGCTTTCACGGTGTCGCCTTCAAAATTGAGGAAGTTCCTTTATCCAAAGAATTTGCCAAGGTTTACGATCATTCGGTTCGATTG TGGGTCGATGCAATGCAAAGGTTTCAAGAAGCCGCCGAACTCATAGACGccgaaaatcgaatgaaaaaaaccatGTGGGGTCAATTTTGGTCATCTCATCAGCGTTTTTTCAAGTATCTTTGTATCGCCGCTAAGGTCAAGCATGCTGTCACAGTAGCTCGTGAAGCTGTCAAGTGTGGTAAATGCGTGGTTATAGGTTTACAATCGACCGGTGAAGCCAGAACGCTCGAACAACTCGAACGTGACGATGGTGAACTCAGTGATTTCGTATCAACCGCCAA agGCGTGCTGCAAACCTTAGTAGAAAAACATTTCCCGGCTCCAGACAGAAATCGGATCCATCGACTTCTCGGGCTAGAGCCACCTAAACCAGCGGACGCGTGTCTCGATGATTGCACGATTGTCGCGAGTGGTAGCAAAAGGAAACCCGTCAGGCAAGCGGCTCAACGTGCTTCGAAAAAAGTTCGCACCTGGTCCTcggaggaagaaatttctgaaGAGGACAAAAATGGTGGTCATCACAGTTCAGGTTCAGAGTTCAAATTGAGCGGCAGTGACACCGAAGAGGATCGTCGAACCGACGAGGAAAGCAACGCTAGTTCTGATTTTAACCCTTTCTACAGTGACAGCGATTCTGATGCTG atcCCTGGGACAGACGGAAAAAGAAAGGTGGTAAGAAGCAAAAGAAACCAGCGAAAAAGAGGCTAAGCACGCAGGACAAAATTCAGTCTATGCTCGCGCACAAAACTTCGGCGAGTCGTAATTCAAAACGAAACGGAGATGCAAATATGGGTCAACTTGGTAATCAGGGTATAAATATGGGTGGACGTAATCAGCCGAGTGTGGCACCACCACCGAGAGACGCGATCGAACGTGCTTGTTGTATGAAGGAAGAATTATTGGCACAGATCGAAGCACTTGGTGAAAGATTACCACCAAATACTCTTGATCAACTTATTGACGAACTCGGTGGACCCGAGAACGTTGCTGAAATGACGGGCAGAAAAGGTCGTGTCGTTCAAAATGAAGACGGAGGCATtcagtacgaatcgcgatctgAGGTCGATGTTCCATTAGAGACGTTGAATCTTACTGAGAAGCAGCG ATTCATGGATGGTGAAAAAACAGTCGCCATAATTTCCGAGGCTGCGAGCAGCGGCATATCGTTGCAGAGTGACAGACGAGCAAGAAATCAGATGCGTCGTGTGCACATAACATTGGAATTACCATGGAGCGCGGATCGGGCGATACAGCAATTCGGTCGCACGCATCGTTCGAATCAAGTAAACGCTCCGGaatacatatttttaatatCAGATTTGGCCGGTGAGAGACGTTTCGCGTCGATCGTTGCAAAACGTTTGGAGAGTTTAGGAGCGTTGACCCATGGAGATCGACGAGCGACAGAAACGCGAGATCTTTCGCAATTTAACATCGATAACAAATACGGTCGTTCCGCGTTAGAGGCAACAATGAAAACAATCATGGGTTACGAGGCTCCGCTTGTACCACCTCCGCAAGATTACAACGGTGACTTTTTCAAAGACGTAGCTGATGCCCTTGTCGGAGTTGGCTTAATTTGCAACAGTGAAAATATGCCCGGCGTTCTAACGCTCGACAAAGACTACAACAACATGTCGAAATTCCTGAATCGTATTCTCGGCATGCCCGTCGATCTTCAAAATCGtctattcaaatatttcaccgacACTCTCAACGCTATCATCACACAAGCTAAAAAAACTGGACGCTTCGATATGGGTATTCTCGATCTTGGCACTTCTGGTGAAAATGTACGTCGCGTTAAAATTTATCGCTTCACGAGGAAACATGCCACTGGCACCGCTCCCACCGAACTTCACGTTGTTCACGTTGAACGAGGCATGAGCTGGACCGAAGCCATGGAACGTTTTGCTGAAATCACCGGTGCCAAAGAAGGCTTCTATCTCAGCCATCAAGTTCGTAATGGCAAACAAACCGCTATTCTTGCCGTGGCCGTTGAAGGcggcaagaaaaaaagtgaaggcAAAAAGGATCAATTATACATGGTTTATAG GCCGAATACTGGCTTACAAATGCGTCAAGAGGCGCTTGGAGAACTGGAGAAAAAGTACAAGAAAGTCTCTTCGGAAGAGGCAGAGTCCCATTGGACTCAACAATACGACGCTTCAGTTGACACTTGTTCCCACGCTTATTGGCGTGGTAATTGTAAAAATGTGACCCTCGGCATGGACTGCGAGGTCGGATTACGTCGACGTTCCTACAACGTTCTCGCTGGTTCGGTTCTCAGTGTGTGGAGTCGGGTTGAGAGTGTACTCACCGCAAGATCCGGCCATAATTCCAAGATGCAAGTCATACGCTTGCGAACAG ACGATGGTTTGAAGATCGTTGGAACACTGATTCCCAAGTCTTGTATGGAAACGTTGCGCGAAGCTCTTTCTACCGATGCGGAGAAAACCGAAGAGCAGACATTTTGA
- the sno gene encoding protein strawberry notch isoform X1: MPRPKRTATKKYKDMSDESSGSDFDDDEDPDKTEVPGGGKDLATAAGIASIKDEKPPTVAPAAPLVKGQGGVSVLNQKFAGKIPGGLVTKTPTPGYEMVRVGGSQGVAPGFATQNQMNQLGQFGGAMPYGFPQSLASLTGFNPAAFLQQTMEMGNIMGGFMGMAGMNMGINPFVQLLNQSGLPPNWAAGLSGKNLSQLWMNAGDPGKMNMQPTLPEEEDGEDEEMGVAETYADYMPTKLKLGRKHPDPVVETASLSSVEPTDVWYKLSIPDETIRSGALSALQLESITYASQQHEHLLPDGTRAGFLIGDGAGVGKGRTIAGIIYENYLKGRKRAIWVSVSNDLKYDAERDLKDIGATKVDVHPLNKFKYAKISSAVNGNVKKGVIFSTYSALIGESSQSGGKYKSRLKQLMQWCGDDFDGLIVFDECHRAKNLCPTGSSKPTKTGLTVLELQNKLPKARVVYASATGASEPRNMAYMVRLGMWGEGTPFPEFTDFIAAVEKRGVGAMEIVAMDMKLRGMYIARQLSFHGVAFKIEEVPLSKEFAKVYDHSVRLWVDAMQRFQEAAELIDAENRMKKTMWGQFWSSHQRFFKYLCIAAKVKHAVTVAREAVKCGKCVVIGLQSTGEARTLEQLERDDGELSDFVSTAKGVLQTLVEKHFPAPDRNRIHRLLGLEPPKPADACLDDCTIVASGSKRKPVRQAAQRASKKVRTWSSEEEISEEDKNGGHHSSGSEFKLSGSDTEEDRRTDEESNASSDFNPFYSDSDSDADPWDRRKKKGGKKQKKPAKKRLSTQDKIQSMLAHKTSASRNSKRNGDANMGQLGNQGINMGGRNQPSVAPPPRDAIERACCMKEELLAQIEALGERLPPNTLDQLIDELGGPENVAEMTGRKGRVVQNEDGGIQYESRSEVDVPLETLNLTEKQRFMDGEKTVAIISEAASSGISLQSDRRARNQMRRVHITLELPWSADRAIQQFGRTHRSNQVNAPEYIFLISDLAGERRFASIVAKRLESLGALTHGDRRATETRDLSQFNIDNKYGRSALEATMKTIMGYEAPLVPPPQDYNGDFFKDVADALVGVGLICNSENMPGVLTLDKDYNNMSKFLNRILGMPVDLQNRLFKYFTDTLNAIITQAKKTGRFDMGILDLGTSGENVRRVKIYRFTRKHATGTAPTELHVVHVERGMSWTEAMERFAEITGAKEGFYLSHQVRNGKQTAILAVAVEGGKKKSEGKKDQLYMVYRPNTGLQMRQEALGELEKKYKKVSSEEAESHWTQQYDASVDTCSHAYWRGNCKNVTLGMDCEVGLRRRSYNVLAGSVLSVWSRVESVLTARSGHNSKMQVIRLRTDDGLKIVGTLIPKSCMETLREALSTDAEKTEEQTF; the protein is encoded by the exons ATGCCCCGGCCTAAGCGCACA GCGACAAAAAAGTACAAAGATATGAGCGACGAAAGCAGCGGTAGCGACTTCGACGACGATGAAGATCCCGACAAGACTGAGGTCCCCG GTGGAGGTAAGGATCTTGCAACTGCAGCAGGAATTGCCAGTATTAAAGATGAGAAACCACCCACGGTTGCGCCAGCAGCACCGTTGGTCAAAGGACAAGGAGGTGTTAGCG TACTGAACCAGAAATTTGCTGGTAAAATACCGGGTGGTCTAGTGACAAAGACACCAACGCCTGGTTACGAAATGGTAAGAGTGGGTGGTTCTCAAGGAGTAGCTCCAGGTTTTGCGACACAAAATCAAATGAATCAACTTGGTCAATTTGGTGGTGCCATGCCTTACGGCTTCCCGCAGAGTTTAGCTTCACTGACAGGTTTCAATCCTGCTGCTTTTCTTCAACAAA CTATGGAAATGGGAAACATAATGGGAGGATTCATGGGTATGGCTGGTATGAACATGGGCATCAATCCGTTTGTACAGTTACTAAACCAAAGTGGTCTTCCCCCAAACTGGGCTGCTGGACTTTCCG gaaaaaatttgtcacaACTCTGGATGAATGCTGGCGATCCTGGCAAAATGAATATGCAGCCAACATTGCCCGAAGAAGAGGATGGCGAGGACGAAGAAATGGGAGTTGCTGAAACTTATGCCGATTATATGCCTACTAAAC TTAAACTTGGACGCAAGCATCCCGATCCTGTAGTTGAAACTGCCTCGTTGTCGAGCGTCGAACCCACCGACGTCTGGTACAAACTCTCAATTCCCGACGAAACGATACGTTCCGGAGCCCTTTCAGCTCTGCAGCTCGAATCCATAACTTACGCCTCGCAGCAACACGAACATTTATTGCCTGATGGCACCAGAGCTGGTTTTCTGATCGGTGACGGTGCCGGTGTCGGCAAAGGCCGTACAATAGCCGGtattatttatgaaaattatctCAAGGGCCGTAAACGTGCAATCTGGGTTTCCGTTTCTAACGATCTTAAATACGACGCCGAAAGAGATTTGAAGGATATTGGAGCTACAAAAGTTGAC GTTCATCCATTGAATAAATTCAAATAcgcaaaaatatcgtcagcGGTCAATGGTAATGTGAAAAAAGGCGTTATATTCAGTACGTATTCAGCGTTAATAGGAGAATCATCGCAAAGCGGTGGAAAGTACAAAAGTCGATTGAAGCAACTTATGCAATGGTGTGGAGACGACTTCGATGGCCTAATCGTCTTTGACGAGTGTCATCGAGCCAAAAATCTCTGTCCAACGGGCAGCTCGAAGCCAACAAAGACAG GTCTGACAGTACTGGAACTTCAGAACAAATTGCCGAAAGCTCGTGTTGTTTATGCGAGTGCAACCGGAGCTTCAGAACCAAGAAACATGGCTTATATGGTACGCCTTGGAATGTGGGGAGAAGGAACGCCATTTCCCGAGTTTACAGATTTCATCGCAGCCGTTGAGAAACGAGGGGTCGGGGCTATGGAAATTGTCGCTATGGATATGAAACTCCGCGGAATGTACATTGCTCGTCAGTTAAGCTTTCACGGTGTCGCCTTCAAAATTGAGGAAGTTCCTTTATCCAAAGAATTTGCCAAGGTTTACGATCATTCGGTTCGATTG TGGGTCGATGCAATGCAAAGGTTTCAAGAAGCCGCCGAACTCATAGACGccgaaaatcgaatgaaaaaaaccatGTGGGGTCAATTTTGGTCATCTCATCAGCGTTTTTTCAAGTATCTTTGTATCGCCGCTAAGGTCAAGCATGCTGTCACAGTAGCTCGTGAAGCTGTCAAGTGTGGTAAATGCGTGGTTATAGGTTTACAATCGACCGGTGAAGCCAGAACGCTCGAACAACTCGAACGTGACGATGGTGAACTCAGTGATTTCGTATCAACCGCCAA agGCGTGCTGCAAACCTTAGTAGAAAAACATTTCCCGGCTCCAGACAGAAATCGGATCCATCGACTTCTCGGGCTAGAGCCACCTAAACCAGCGGACGCGTGTCTCGATGATTGCACGATTGTCGCGAGTGGTAGCAAAAGGAAACCCGTCAGGCAAGCGGCTCAACGTGCTTCGAAAAAAGTTCGCACCTGGTCCTcggaggaagaaatttctgaaGAGGACAAAAATGGTGGTCATCACAGTTCAGGTTCAGAGTTCAAATTGAGCGGCAGTGACACCGAAGAGGATCGTCGAACCGACGAGGAAAGCAACGCTAGTTCTGATTTTAACCCTTTCTACAGTGACAGCGATTCTGATGCTG atcCCTGGGACAGACGGAAAAAGAAAGGTGGTAAGAAGCAAAAGAAACCAGCGAAAAAGAGGCTAAGCACGCAGGACAAAATTCAGTCTATGCTCGCGCACAAAACTTCGGCGAGTCGTAATTCAAAACGAAACGGAGATGCAAATATGGGTCAACTTGGTAATCAGGGTATAAATATGGGTGGACGTAATCAGCCGAGTGTGGCACCACCACCGAGAGACGCGATCGAACGTGCTTGTTGTATGAAGGAAGAATTATTGGCACAGATCGAAGCACTTGGTGAAAGATTACCACCAAATACTCTTGATCAACTTATTGACGAACTCGGTGGACCCGAGAACGTTGCTGAAATGACGGGCAGAAAAGGTCGTGTCGTTCAAAATGAAGACGGAGGCATtcagtacgaatcgcgatctgAGGTCGATGTTCCATTAGAGACGTTGAATCTTACTGAGAAGCAGCG ATTCATGGATGGTGAAAAAACAGTCGCCATAATTTCCGAGGCTGCGAGCAGCGGCATATCGTTGCAGAGTGACAGACGAGCAAGAAATCAGATGCGTCGTGTGCACATAACATTGGAATTACCATGGAGCGCGGATCGGGCGATACAGCAATTCGGTCGCACGCATCGTTCGAATCAAGTAAACGCTCCGGaatacatatttttaatatCAGATTTGGCCGGTGAGAGACGTTTCGCGTCGATCGTTGCAAAACGTTTGGAGAGTTTAGGAGCGTTGACCCATGGAGATCGACGAGCGACAGAAACGCGAGATCTTTCGCAATTTAACATCGATAACAAATACGGTCGTTCCGCGTTAGAGGCAACAATGAAAACAATCATGGGTTACGAGGCTCCGCTTGTACCACCTCCGCAAGATTACAACGGTGACTTTTTCAAAGACGTAGCTGATGCCCTTGTCGGAGTTGGCTTAATTTGCAACAGTGAAAATATGCCCGGCGTTCTAACGCTCGACAAAGACTACAACAACATGTCGAAATTCCTGAATCGTATTCTCGGCATGCCCGTCGATCTTCAAAATCGtctattcaaatatttcaccgacACTCTCAACGCTATCATCACACAAGCTAAAAAAACTGGACGCTTCGATATGGGTATTCTCGATCTTGGCACTTCTGGTGAAAATGTACGTCGCGTTAAAATTTATCGCTTCACGAGGAAACATGCCACTGGCACCGCTCCCACCGAACTTCACGTTGTTCACGTTGAACGAGGCATGAGCTGGACCGAAGCCATGGAACGTTTTGCTGAAATCACCGGTGCCAAAGAAGGCTTCTATCTCAGCCATCAAGTTCGTAATGGCAAACAAACCGCTATTCTTGCCGTGGCCGTTGAAGGcggcaagaaaaaaagtgaaggcAAAAAGGATCAATTATACATGGTTTATAG GCCGAATACTGGCTTACAAATGCGTCAAGAGGCGCTTGGAGAACTGGAGAAAAAGTACAAGAAAGTCTCTTCGGAAGAGGCAGAGTCCCATTGGACTCAACAATACGACGCTTCAGTTGACACTTGTTCCCACGCTTATTGGCGTGGTAATTGTAAAAATGTGACCCTCGGCATGGACTGCGAGGTCGGATTACGTCGACGTTCCTACAACGTTCTCGCTGGTTCGGTTCTCAGTGTGTGGAGTCGGGTTGAGAGTGTACTCACCGCAAGATCCGGCCATAATTCCAAGATGCAAGTCATACGCTTGCGAACAG ACGATGGTTTGAAGATCGTTGGAACACTGATTCCCAAGTCTTGTATGGAAACGTTGCGCGAAGCTCTTTCTACCGATGCGGAGAAAACCGAAGAGCAGACATTTTGA